AAGCCGTGCACCTTCAGAACGCCGGTTCCCAGACCTTCCTGGGCGCCGTTGTCTTTCCCCTGCCCCTGGGAGCCAAGTACGTGACCTTCCATCAGGGATTGCATCAACCCCGGGTGGAGGCAGGAGCGATCGTGGACAGATTGATCGTCCGGCCCGGCACGCACCAGGTCGCATACGGCTACAGCGTGGCTGCCTCCGGCGAGGTTGACCTCGGCCGCAGGCTGCCTCTGCCGGTCGAGCGTCTGGAGCTGTTCACGACCGATCCCGCGCAGGCGCGTTCCCCGCGGCTCCAGCAGGCCACGCCGGTGCCCTCCGAGGGCCAGGACTATGCGCGCGCCACGGCACGCGCTGTGCCCGCGGGTGACATGACCCTGGTCGTAGTCGGCGTGCCCCGAGTCAGGCTGTGGCCGGCCCCGGCCGCGGCAGCGGTGCTCGCCGGGCTGCTGGCTCTGGGGCTGGCGTGGGCCGCGCTGCGCGAGGGGAGTCGCTGATGTCTGGCCCCTCCTCCACGGGAAGCGGCCTCGATCAGATCTACGCGCCTGTGGCCGAGGACCTCGGGCACCTTGCCCGGCTTCTGCGGAGAGAGCTTGCATCCAGCGATCCCTTCATATCCGGCCTGGTGGATCACGTGCTGTCGGCTCAGGGGAAGCTGATCCGCCCGGCGCTGGCGCTGCTCAGCGCGAGCGCCTGCGGCGGGGCAGACGATCAGCGGCTCCATCTGGCCGCGACCGTGGAACTGGTGCACGTCGCCTCGCTGATCCACGACGACATCATTGACGCCGCCGACCTCCGCAGGGGGGTTCCCACCGTAAACGAGCGCTGGGGTAACCAGATCGCGGTCCTGGTCGGCGATTACATGTTTGCCACCGCCTTTCGTCTGGCGAGCCGCATCCGGCATGCGCGGGTCGCGCCGGCGCTCGCAGAGGCCTCGGTGTTGATGAGCCGCTCCGAGATCATGGCGGCCTCTCCCGGCGACCGCCCGCACGAGGACGAGGCCCGCTACTACGCGATCATCGAGGGCAAGACCGCGGCCCTGTTCTCCGCCGCGTGCCGGTGTGGCGCACTGCTCGCCGGTGCGCCGCCGGATGCGGCCGACGCGATGGCCGAGTTCGGCCTGCGTTGGGGGGTGGCGTTTCAGATTACCGACGACGCCCTCGACCTGGTCGGAGATCCGGGGTTGCTCGGGAAGCCCACCGGGAGCGACGCGAGCACGGGCAAGATCACGCTGCCGGTGATCGCCGCGCTGCGCAACGCGCCCGGGCCCGACCGTGACCGGCTGCTCAGTATGCTGAAACGGCCGTCGGACCCCGGGTCGCGCGATGAGATGCGTGGCCTCCTGGTTCGGCACGGCGGGCTCCGATACGCAATGGATGCGGCGCAGAGGTCAGCGGATGCCGCCGCCGCGGCCCTGGATGCGCTGCCCGACGGCCCGGCGAAGGCAAGTCTGCTGCGCCTGGCGGACTTCGTCGTGGCCAGGACCCGCTGAGGGCAGGGGAAGGCGTTCGCCGTGCCGAGTCTGACCTCGTTGTACTGGGTGCCTGCCGCGGTTGCCTTCGGCGTGGGCGCGCACCTGGCCGTCACATTTCTCCTTCTGTTGCGCTACCTCGACACGCGCGGCCGGCCCTTGCTCTGGTGGGCGGCGGCGTACGGATTCCTGACGGCGCACCAGGTGGCGGAGGTGATCCTGGACGCGGCCGCCTCCCCGACGTGGATGGCAGGCCGGCACCTGCCGAAGCTGGCCGCCGCGCTGCTGCTGTTGGGTTCGTTCCCGGTCCACGGGCGCCTCCTGCTATCAGCCTCGGCGGCGGCCGTCCTCGCTCTCCCCGCGGCCTGGGTGCTGGCGCTGCTGGTGCACCCGTGGCCGTGGGGGGCGCTTGCGCCGTCCGTCGTCGCGGGCGTGCTGTTCATCGCGGCCGCGCGGCTATACGACAGCGTCGAGGAACCCCGGCGCGACCCCGCCACCCGACTGGTTACCTGGGGGCTCGCGCTGACAGGGTTGCTGGCGCTGGGCTTTCCCTTCGTGCGGCCGCAGGAGTGGGGCAGTCTTGCCGTGGCGCTGCTCTCGGGGCTATCCACCCTGATGATCGGCGTGGGGTGGATCGTACGGTTCTGGCGCGACACCCGCGAACTCGAACTGCTGAACGCGATCGCCGGCGCGTTGAACCGGCTGACCAACGTCGGGGAGTCGGCCCATGAGGCGCTTCGGCTGGTGGCGCGGCTGCTGGGCATTGAGGCCGGGTGGGTCTTTCTGCGGGATGGCGACCATCTGAGCCTTGCCGCCTGGTTCGGGCTGCCCGCGCCGCTTGCCGCGGAGGCGAACTTGAGGATGGGCGGGGACTGCCACTGCCTGCGCCTGCTGGCCGAGGACCGGCTACCACTTGCCGTGAACGCCGTGGATTGCCAGCGGCTGGCGCAGGTGGGAGTCGCCCACACCCGACACGCCAGCGTTCCGCTGCGCGCGAGCACGCGCACACTGGGGTTGATGAACCTGGTGCTGCCGGGCGGGCGCAACTTCAGCGAACGCGAGCTGCAGATGCTCTCGACGGTGGGCCATCAGATCGGCCTTGCCGTGGAGCGCGGGCAGTTGTTCGACGAGGTGGCCGCGAAGGAGCGCACCCGCGGGGAACTGCTCGACAAACTGATCACGGCCCACGAAGACGAGCGGAGGCGCATAGCCCGCGAACTCCACGATGAAGCCGGGCAGGCCCTGACGGCCCTGATCGTGAACCTCGAGCTCGCCGCCCAGGAGGAATCACCGGACCGGGTCCGGACCCACCTCATCCAGTTGCGGGACCTGGCCGAGAGGACGCTGGCCGAGATCCGCCGGCTGATCTACGACCTGCGGCCGTCCATCCTGGACGACCTGGGGCTCGTCGCTGCTCTGCGCTGGTACGCCAAGTCCCTGCTCGATCCCCGTGGCATCACCTGGTCGCTTACCGTGAGCGGCATCGCCAGCCGCCTTCCGCCGGCGATGGAAACCGTGGCGTTCCGGTTGGTGCAGGAGGCGTTGGTGAACGTGCAGCGCCACTCCCGGGCCACGGCCGTCAACGTCAGTCTGGCTCTGGTCGGGAGGGAGTTGCGCGTCCGCATTGAAGACAACGGCCAGGGTTTTGACGCCCAGAGGATCCGTACGGCGGGCCGCGACGGCGGTTTCGGTCTCATTGGGATGCGCGAGCGCGTCGAACTGGTAGGGGGCCGATGGGAGGCTCACTCAAGACCCGGGGCAGGCACGATCATCACGGCGACGCTGCCGCTGCGCGAGGCCGGGGCGGAGCAGTGAAGAGAGTCCGCGTGGTCATCGTGGACGATCATGCCATCGTCCGCGAAGGGGTGCGCATGATCCTGGCGGCGCACGCCGACATCCAGGTCGTCGCAGAGGCAGACACCGGAGTGCAGGCCATCGCGCTGGTCGAGTCGGTGCATCCCGACGTGGTTGTGATGGATCTCAGCATGCCTGGCATGAACGGCATCGAGGCCACCCGCCAGATCCGCGAGCGGATGCCCGACGTCCGCGTTCTGGCGCTCACGATGCACGAGGACGAGCACTACGTGTTTCAGTTGCTGCGCGCCGGAGCGTCCGGGTACGTGTTGAAGCGCGGCGCGGCCACCGACCTGGTGGACGCGGTCCGCGCAGCGAGCCGAGGAGAGGCGTTTCTCTACCCTTCGGTCGCCCGGACCGTGGTCCAGGATTACCTCAGGCGCCTGGACAGCGGGGAGGCCGAGCGCCGGCGGTTCGACGGGCTGACCACGCGAGAACGCGAGGTGCTCGCTCTCATCGCAGAAGGGCTTACGAACCAGGGCATCGCGAGCCGCCTCTACATCAGCATCAAGACAGTGCAGACGCACCGTGCCCACATCTTCGAGAAGCTCGGGCTGCACGACCGAACCGAGCTGGTACGCTACGCGATCCGGAAGGGACTCATCGAGCCGTAGAGCAGGACCTGCGAGAGGGAGGAGCCCATGAACTTCGCCACTGCCGGTCATCCACGAACCTCCGGGCAGAGATGGTTCGCCGACGGTCTGCGGCGAGTGCTCCTGGCGCACGGATTCGATGAAACCTCCCCAGACCAGGCACCCAGGGTCGTGCTCCATTTCGTGGACCTGGGGGCCCTCCGTCCATTCCGCCGCAGGGCGCAGGCAACGTTCGTCGTCTCGGTCATTGAGGGCCCGCTTCCCACCGGGGAGATCCTGCCGGCGCTATACCCCCTACTGGTGCGCACCCTGAGCAACATGGTGCTGTACCTGCTGCCGGAGGGGAGCGGGGCGCGCGCCTACGTGGTGACGCTGGAGCAGGGCTTCTTTGCCGTGGACTGGACCGACGATCAGGCGTTCTTCGACCGCATCTTCGACCGGATGTACCCCCTGGCATCGGCACAGCTCGTGATCAGCAACGAGTTCCACGCGGACCTGGAGGAGGCGCTCTGGGAAGGGGACGAACTCACGGCCGCGCTGGCAGAGGCCGGACGGCGCCTGGACGCGCTGAACCTGCTTCCCGCGGCCTTTCCCATCGAGGAGTTGCTGCCTCCGCGCGACCTCGCGCACGTCCGGCGGCTGTTCGGCATAGGTGGGCTGTCCTATGGGAACCTCAGCGTGCGCAAGGACGCCCACCGCTACTGGATGAGCGCCAGCGGTGTCAACAAGGGTGCGATGCGCGTCGTGGGCCGCGACATGCTCATGGTCAAGGGGTACGACCCGGAGCGCAATCTGATCCTGCTCAGCGTGCCGCCTGGGATCGAGCCCCGCCGCGTCTCAGTGGACGCCATCGAGCATTGGATGATCTACACGGCCCACCCCGGGGTGAGCGCCATCATCCATGTCCACTCGTGGATGGAGGGTGTCACCTCGACGCAGGTGCAGTACCCGTGCGGCACCCTGCAACTCGCCCAGGCCGTGGCCGAGCTCGTGCGGGACAGTCCAGATCCCCACCGCGCGGTGATCGGCCTGCGCAATCACGGCCTGACAATAACGGGCCCGAGCCTGGCCGACATCCTCGGCCGCATCGAAGGGCGGCTGCTCGTGCGGGTGCCGATGCTATAGAGATCCCTGGTCTTCCGTGCTAGCGGCCTACGCTCCAACGGTGGGGGATGTGGCAGGCGGTGCACGGGGTACTCTTCAGCACCGACGCGGGGTGCATCTTGGCCTTGGGCTCGGCGTGGCAGACCGCGCATGCCACGACCGGCTGGCTCCTCTCGTGCGGCCTGTGGCACTGAGCGCAGGCGAACTCCATCGGCGCGCCGGCGGGCCAGGAGCCGACCTCCTTCGGAACCAACCGGTGGCAGTTGAGGCACGTCTCGCGGACCGGTTGCAGCGGGACCTCGGGACGGAGGAACTCGTGACATGTGACGCAGTGCTGGTCTGCCATGGCCCGGATCTGAACGACTCGCTCTCCCCGGGCCTGGGCGACGTGACAGTTACCGCAGGCATCAGCAGGAGGTTTGAAGCGGTGAACGCCCGGCGAGTGGCATGCGACGCACTCGATCCCACGCTCCTGTTCGTGGAGCCGGTGGCCTGGCGTTGCCGCGACCTGCCGCCACCTGGGATCGTCGCTCTCGTGGCAGCGGGCGCAGACGGTTTTGAGCACCACCGCGTGCTTGCCCACCGCGCGGGGCTGGCGGACGACGAAGGTTATGACCTGCCGGGCGCTCTCGACTATGTTGGCAGCATGGCAGCTGTGGCATCCAACCTTCCGGTGCTCGCTCTTCTGCCACGCCGTCCATGCTGCTTCCATGGTGTGGCACGAACGGCAGAACTCAGGGTTGTTCATGGTGTAGTCGTAGCTGCGTACGGCCCCAAGGACCCCGGATGCAGCCAGCACGATTCCGGAAGCCATCACGGCGGCGGCGAGGAACCGGGGGAGCGCGCGGACGCGCGCATCCACAGAACGCAGCCATGCCAGCAGGCGGGTCAGGTACATACCTCGCACTCCACGGAAGATGGGTTCTATGCCCTTCTGGAGCGGGCGATTCCCAAAGGTTCAATTCCCCCATGGGTAATCCCTGCTCCCACGGGGAAGATCACCCTGGAAGGCAGGCGGGCGCCCCTCCGGGCGAGAACAGGTAGGGAACGCCGATGACGCCGTTGGTCTCCGTCTTCTTTGTCTACGGCCTGGCCTTCTTCTCGATGGGCCTGGCCATCGCGCTTGAGGCCCGCCGCCCCAGCGATCTGATGCTGATCCGCCCCCTGCGCTATCTGGCCGCCTTCGGCATGCTGCACGGTTGCGTCGGGTGGATTGACATGTGGCTGGCCTCCCCGATGATGGCTGAGGTAATCGCACCCACCGTGCGCATCGTGCGCCTGGCGCTGTTCGCGGCGTCCGTGCTCGCGCTGGCCCAGTTCGGCGCCGACCTGATCGCGTCGGTTGCGCCCCGGGCCTCTGCCGTCCGGGCCGTGCCACTGGTGCTGGCGGTGTTCTGGGCGCTGAACTGGACGATCGTGCCGCATCTGGCGCCGGCCGCAGTCGAGGAGGTCACACGTTCCCCTTCGTGCCTGCGGTGCCACGCCGCGGTTCCTCCTTTTGGTCCGGAGTGGGTTCCCAGGATCCTGGCGCCGGCCTCTGCCCAGGCCGACGTTTGGCTGAGGTATGTGCTGTTTCTCCCGGCGTCGTTGCTGGCCGCGGCCGGGTTCTGGATGGAAGGCCGGCGGCTGGCGGGCATCACCTATGGCACCATTGCACGCGCGTGCCGGTGGACCGCGCTGGCCTTTGTCGCCAACGCGGTGATGGCCGGAGTCGTCGTGCCTCCTGCGCCGCTCTTTCCGGCAACCGTGGTGAACTACGATACCTTCCTGTCGGCCGTCGGGATCCCCCCTCAGTTGTTTCGATCCGCCATCGCGGTGATCATCGCGGCCCTGACGCTGCGCGTACTGCGCGTCTTTGAGATGGACGCCACGCGCCGTCTGGCCTCTGCCACCGAGGCACGCCTGGATGCCCAGAAGGAGGCCCTGGAAACGGGGGAGGCGGCACGGAGGGCCGCCGAAACGTGGACCCGCACGCTGGAAGACCGCGTGGCTTCCAGGACCGCGGAACTCGAGCGCCGGACGCACGAACTCGCAGCACTGAACGCCGTGGTATCCACCGTCACGAGTTCGCTCGATCTCAATACGATCCTCGAGGCAACGGTGGATCACGTGCTGATCCTGGTGCGCGGCGATGGGGGAGGGATTACGGTCTTTCCCTCGACGCCGGGTGAATCCGGGACGAGCGTCCTGAGGGGTCCCTCCGGAGCGGACATCTCGCGGATGAAGGGGTTCGATCCCGGCGCGACCGCCGTGGGCGATGTGGCATTCGCCCCAGGGGGCGCTGTCCGGCCGTTTGTCAGGGTGCCGCTCCGCGCCAAGGATCGGCTGCTGGGAGAACTGACCGTCCTGGGCCAGGTGGGCGGTCGTTACACGGAGGCGGACGTCAGCCTGCTCTCCACCGTGGCCCAGCAGGTCGGTGTGGCAGTGGAGAACGCGACCTTGTTCCAGGAGACCGCCACCAGGCGCAGGGAGGCCGAAACCCTATACCGGCTGGGGACCGAGATAACGGCGCTCTCGGATCTCAGCCAGGTCCTGGAGCACGTGGTCGCCGGCGCACGAGAACTTCTGGCTGCGGACGTGGGGGTTCTCAGTCTCATGAATGAGGACAACCCCCGCGTGGTTGTGCGCGCGGTCGCGGGCCTTCGCGGCGAGGCGCTGGAGGGCGTGGAGCTGGCACCCGGCCAGGGGATCGCAGGGTACGTCATCCGCAGCGGCCAGCCGATGGTCGTGAGCGACTATCTGGTGGACGCGCGCATCAGCCACGAGCTGGACGGTATCGTGCGCCAGGAAGGACTGCACACGCACCTTGCTGTACCTGTTGTCGCGCGCGGGCAGGCCGTCGGGTGCCTGGCTGTGGCCTACCGGCGGGTGCGGCCGGTGGCGGACGACGAGATCCACCTGCTCACACGGATGGCCAACCAGGCAGCCATTGCCATCGAGAACGCGCG
This DNA window, taken from Armatimonadota bacterium, encodes the following:
- a CDS encoding carboxypeptidase regulatory-like domain-containing protein; amino-acid sequence: MRFLRVVAALLAVGLSASYAGGAPAGGTATGLVRNATTGQPVPDAEVALVFIGPEGAVQVGRARSDARGRFAFSGLPDGRYLVQSVRNGVTYAVHAVIGGRGPVEVVLQVHDASDRVPLRISLLGIAVEARTGYVRVSEAVHLQNAGSQTFLGAVVFPLPLGAKYVTFHQGLHQPRVEAGAIVDRLIVRPGTHQVAYGYSVAASGEVDLGRRLPLPVERLELFTTDPAQARSPRLQQATPVPSEGQDYARATARAVPAGDMTLVVVGVPRVRLWPAPAAAAVLAGLLALGLAWAALREGSR
- a CDS encoding polyprenyl synthetase family protein, whose protein sequence is MSGPSSTGSGLDQIYAPVAEDLGHLARLLRRELASSDPFISGLVDHVLSAQGKLIRPALALLSASACGGADDQRLHLAATVELVHVASLIHDDIIDAADLRRGVPTVNERWGNQIAVLVGDYMFATAFRLASRIRHARVAPALAEASVLMSRSEIMAASPGDRPHEDEARYYAIIEGKTAALFSAACRCGALLAGAPPDAADAMAEFGLRWGVAFQITDDALDLVGDPGLLGKPTGSDASTGKITLPVIAALRNAPGPDRDRLLSMLKRPSDPGSRDEMRGLLVRHGGLRYAMDAAQRSADAAAAALDALPDGPAKASLLRLADFVVARTR
- a CDS encoding GAF domain-containing sensor histidine kinase; the encoded protein is MPSLTSLYWVPAAVAFGVGAHLAVTFLLLLRYLDTRGRPLLWWAAAYGFLTAHQVAEVILDAAASPTWMAGRHLPKLAAALLLLGSFPVHGRLLLSASAAAVLALPAAWVLALLVHPWPWGALAPSVVAGVLFIAAARLYDSVEEPRRDPATRLVTWGLALTGLLALGFPFVRPQEWGSLAVALLSGLSTLMIGVGWIVRFWRDTRELELLNAIAGALNRLTNVGESAHEALRLVARLLGIEAGWVFLRDGDHLSLAAWFGLPAPLAAEANLRMGGDCHCLRLLAEDRLPLAVNAVDCQRLAQVGVAHTRHASVPLRASTRTLGLMNLVLPGGRNFSERELQMLSTVGHQIGLAVERGQLFDEVAAKERTRGELLDKLITAHEDERRRIARELHDEAGQALTALIVNLELAAQEESPDRVRTHLIQLRDLAERTLAEIRRLIYDLRPSILDDLGLVAALRWYAKSLLDPRGITWSLTVSGIASRLPPAMETVAFRLVQEALVNVQRHSRATAVNVSLALVGRELRVRIEDNGQGFDAQRIRTAGRDGGFGLIGMRERVELVGGRWEAHSRPGAGTIITATLPLREAGAEQ
- a CDS encoding response regulator transcription factor → MGGSLKTRGRHDHHGDAAAARGRGGAVKRVRVVIVDDHAIVREGVRMILAAHADIQVVAEADTGVQAIALVESVHPDVVVMDLSMPGMNGIEATRQIRERMPDVRVLALTMHEDEHYVFQLLRAGASGYVLKRGAATDLVDAVRAASRGEAFLYPSVARTVVQDYLRRLDSGEAERRRFDGLTTREREVLALIAEGLTNQGIASRLYISIKTVQTHRAHIFEKLGLHDRTELVRYAIRKGLIEP
- a CDS encoding class II aldolase/adducin family protein, with protein sequence MNFATAGHPRTSGQRWFADGLRRVLLAHGFDETSPDQAPRVVLHFVDLGALRPFRRRAQATFVVSVIEGPLPTGEILPALYPLLVRTLSNMVLYLLPEGSGARAYVVTLEQGFFAVDWTDDQAFFDRIFDRMYPLASAQLVISNEFHADLEEALWEGDELTAALAEAGRRLDALNLLPAAFPIEELLPPRDLAHVRRLFGIGGLSYGNLSVRKDAHRYWMSASGVNKGAMRVVGRDMLMVKGYDPERNLILLSVPPGIEPRRVSVDAIEHWMIYTAHPGVSAIIHVHSWMEGVTSTQVQYPCGTLQLAQAVAELVRDSPDPHRAVIGLRNHGLTITGPSLADILGRIEGRLLVRVPML
- a CDS encoding GAF domain-containing sensor histidine kinase; the encoded protein is MTPLVSVFFVYGLAFFSMGLAIALEARRPSDLMLIRPLRYLAAFGMLHGCVGWIDMWLASPMMAEVIAPTVRIVRLALFAASVLALAQFGADLIASVAPRASAVRAVPLVLAVFWALNWTIVPHLAPAAVEEVTRSPSCLRCHAAVPPFGPEWVPRILAPASAQADVWLRYVLFLPASLLAAAGFWMEGRRLAGITYGTIARACRWTALAFVANAVMAGVVVPPAPLFPATVVNYDTFLSAVGIPPQLFRSAIAVIIAALTLRVLRVFEMDATRRLASATEARLDAQKEALETGEAARRAAETWTRTLEDRVASRTAELERRTHELAALNAVVSTVTSSLDLNTILEATVDHVLILVRGDGGGITVFPSTPGESGTSVLRGPSGADISRMKGFDPGATAVGDVAFAPGGAVRPFVRVPLRAKDRLLGELTVLGQVGGRYTEADVSLLSTVAQQVGVAVENATLFQETATRRREAETLYRLGTEITALSDLSQVLEHVVAGARELLAADVGVLSLMNEDNPRVVVRAVAGLRGEALEGVELAPGQGIAGYVIRSGQPMVVSDYLVDARISHELDGIVRQEGLHTHLAVPVVARGQAVGCLAVAYRRVRPVADDEIHLLTRMANQAAIAIENARLYQQVQSLAILEERDRLAREMHDSLGQSLGYLNLKSKLAEDLVLAGRTSEAQEELAQIRLTIYETYDEVRHAILGLRTAGVQQDLEATLRGQIGRLREQCGIPVDFEVRGSIPAVPALAAVQVTRIVQEALTNVRKHARAGAVRVDLAAEEGRLVVRVSDDGCGFDVGAVQRAAGARFGLETMRERAESIGGTLEITSAPGQGTTVALLVPLA